One Streptomyces fagopyri DNA window includes the following coding sequences:
- a CDS encoding amino acid adenylation domain-containing protein, whose amino-acid sequence MMPASFAQRRLWFLNQIEGGSTYNLPLAFRLSGTLDEDALRDALADLTARHESLRTRITDVDGEPVQDILPAGSARPLLQVTETTEAELNGRMTEVIGTGFDLAVDLPLRGELFAVAPDEWVLVLVVHHIACDGWSMGPLWRDLSVAYEARCAGRAPSWEPLPVQYADYALWQTELLGEAGNPGSILAGQLAYWRGALAGLPEELALPLDRPRPATASHRGSRTPVVISAATHAGLARLARQRGVTMFMLLQTAVAVVLSRLGAGTDVPIGTPVAGRTDEQLDDLVGFFVNTLVLRTDLSGDPTFTELLDRVRETCLTAFEHQDVPFERLVEELAPARSMARHPLFQVMVAVQNTDDSSLQLPGIQATPLPEPLPAAKFDLDFEFRERFGPNGEPAGLEGRLVHAVELFDGESVGLVVERLVRVLEAVVADPGVRVSGVELLSAEERRRVLVEWNDTGVEVGGGVLSGLFEARVGECADRTAVVFEGVGVSYGEVNARANRLARLLVEGGAGPEGVVALAVPRSVEMVVALLAVAKTGAAYLPVDPEYPVERIGFMVGDAGPSCVVTTGGVVASLPSDVSCVVLDDARTVEALAGYSDADLSDAERLAPLDAAHPAYVIYTSGSTGRPKGVQIPHSAVVNCIAWMQHRFRISTDDRMLQKTPSGFDVSVWEYFWPLLYGATLVVAQPGGHRDPAYLGELIRRERVTMVQFVPSMLQAFMQDTNLSDCDSLRLVVCGGEALPEGLGREFRDAADTLLVNMYGPTEATIQITAWDLDIEADVISIGTPVFNTRVYVLDHHLNPVPPGAAGELYIAGDQLARGYLGRAGLTAGRFVGCPFGGVGERMYRTGDVVRWGVGGELEFVGRADDQVKVRGFRIELGEVESALGRCPGVGQAVAVVREEGVEKRLVGYVVPAVGGVSSGGVREFVAGVLPDYMVPSAVVVLDDLPLTPNGKVDRKALPVPDFSAAVSFRAPRTAREEVLCGVFADILNLASVGIDDSFFELGGHSLTATRLVSRVRSVLGVDLTVRALFEAPTAARLAEKLAEADEQEPTASVRPALVPTQRPHPVPLSPAQQRLWFIDQMEGSSPFYTMPFAFRLSTEPDTQALREALADVVARHESLRTVFPQTNGTPNQLIREPGEAHPDLMVTPVTPQELPSAVAAAAQRPFDLAVDLPLRGELFVLAPDEWVLVLVVHHIACDGWSMGPLWRDLSVAYEARCAGRAPSWEPLPVQYADYALWQTELLGSESAPDSLINTQAAYWRTALAGLPEELNLPLDRPRSPRPSHRGDGVEVAIGAELHHALTTLAHDHQVSVFMVFQAAFACVLSRLGAGTDVPIGTPVAGRTDEQLDDLVGFFVNMLVLRTDLSGDPTFRDLLAQVRETNLSAHAHQDLPFDRLVDLLNPHRSTSCHPLFQVMLALDNTVETRLDLTGTTVTGYPVKTGVAKFDLALNLLEHHTPDGRPGGIDGVLQYAVELFDGESVGLVVERLVRVLEAVVADPGVRVSGVELLSAEERRRVLVEWNDTGVEVGGGVLSGLFEARVGECADRTAVVFEGVGVSYGEVNARANRLARLLVEGGAGPEGVVALAVPRSVEMVVALLAVAKTGAAYLPVDPEYPVERIGFMVGDAGPSCVVTTGGVVASLPSDVSCVVLDDARTVEALAGYSDADLSDAERLAPLDAAHPAYVIYTSGSTGRPKGVLVTHTGIPSLVAAQRERLAVDAHSRVLQLASLSFDAASGEILRALLSGAALVVSQEATSGPDGLARVLHEESVTHAFIPPALLSTLPEDALDGLKTLTVGGEASPPALAEPWATGRRMLNGYGPTESTVVATHYRVRSGDAALARTALPIGTPIWNTRVYVLDARLRPVPVGVAGELYIAGAGLARGYLGRAGLTAGRFVGCPFGGVGERMYRTGDVVRWGVGGELEFVGRADDQVKVRGFRIELGEVESALGRCPGVGQAVAVVREEGVEKRLVGYVVPAVGGVSSGGVREFVAGVLPDYMVPSAVVVLDDLPLTPNGKVDRKALPVPDFSAAVSFRAPRTAREEVLCGVFADILNLASVGIDDSFFELGGHSLTATRLVSRVRSVLGVDLTVRALFEAPTAARLAERLGAQTADTALDVVLPVNARGTGAPLFCVHPAGGLSWVYARLLPHLPKDQRVYGLQARGLAREEHVPATVEEIAADYVRQMRDIQPSGPYRLLGWSFGGVIAHTVAVQLQRQGEKVDFLALLDAHPVPGNEDTDDDTQLLADLARSIGVTLDAGAAVQDFPRTILDCLRTTGHPLQDLPVAALLAMRQDYRIARAARRTHVPEVFRGSVLEFTATGSSPEGTSRTGRWAAFVEGDITHHLVMCRHEDMMQPQQLPLLGKILREELRTLRGPTPTS is encoded by the coding sequence ATGATGCCCGCCTCGTTCGCCCAGCGCCGCCTGTGGTTCCTGAACCAGATCGAGGGCGGATCCACCTACAACCTTCCCCTGGCGTTCCGGCTGTCCGGGACACTCGACGAGGACGCGCTGCGTGACGCGCTGGCGGATCTGACCGCCCGCCACGAGAGCCTGCGAACGCGGATAACCGACGTCGACGGGGAGCCCGTTCAGGACATCCTGCCCGCCGGGAGCGCCCGTCCTCTGCTCCAGGTGACCGAGACCACCGAGGCCGAACTGAACGGCCGTATGACCGAGGTGATCGGCACGGGCTTCGATCTGGCTGTCGATCTGCCGTTGCGTGGCGAGTTGTTCGCCGTCGCTCCGGATGAGTGGGTGCTGGTGCTGGTGGTGCATCACATCGCGTGCGACGGGTGGTCGATGGGGCCGTTGTGGCGGGATCTGTCGGTGGCGTACGAGGCGCGGTGCGCGGGCCGGGCGCCGTCGTGGGAGCCGCTGCCGGTGCAGTACGCCGATTACGCCTTGTGGCAGACCGAACTCCTCGGCGAAGCGGGCAACCCTGGCAGCATCCTGGCCGGCCAGCTGGCCTACTGGCGCGGTGCCCTCGCTGGTCTTCCCGAAGAACTCGCCCTCCCCCTGGACCGGCCCCGCCCCGCGACGGCCAGTCACCGCGGCAGCCGGACCCCGGTGGTCATATCCGCTGCGACGCACGCAGGACTGGCTCGACTGGCCCGGCAGCGCGGCGTGACCATGTTCATGCTGCTCCAGACCGCCGTGGCGGTAGTGCTGTCCCGGCTCGGCGCGGGCACCGACGTTCCCATCGGCACGCCGGTGGCGGGCCGCACGGACGAGCAACTGGACGACCTCGTCGGCTTCTTCGTCAACACACTCGTCCTGCGTACCGACCTGTCCGGCGACCCCACGTTCACCGAACTACTGGACCGGGTCAGGGAGACATGCCTGACCGCCTTCGAACACCAGGACGTGCCCTTCGAGCGACTGGTGGAGGAGCTGGCCCCCGCCCGCTCCATGGCCCGACACCCGCTGTTTCAGGTCATGGTAGCCGTCCAGAACACCGACGACAGCAGCCTTCAGCTGCCCGGAATCCAGGCCACGCCCCTCCCCGAGCCCCTCCCTGCCGCCAAGTTCGACCTCGACTTCGAGTTCCGCGAGCGGTTCGGTCCGAACGGCGAGCCGGCGGGCTTGGAAGGCAGGCTCGTGCACGCGGTCGAGTTGTTTGACGGTGAGTCGGTGGGGTTGGTGGTGGAGCGGTTGGTGCGGGTGTTGGAGGCGGTGGTGGCTGATCCGGGTGTGCGGGTGTCTGGGGTGGAGTTGTTGTCGGCGGAGGAGCGTCGGCGGGTGTTGGTGGAGTGGAATGACACGGGGGTTGAGGTGGGGGGCGGGGTGTTGTCGGGGTTGTTCGAGGCGCGGGTGGGGGAGTGCGCGGATCGGACGGCTGTGGTGTTCGAGGGTGTGGGTGTGTCGTATGGGGAGGTGAATGCGCGGGCGAATCGGTTGGCGCGTTTGCTGGTGGAGGGGGGTGCGGGGCCGGAGGGGGTGGTCGCGTTGGCGGTGCCGCGTTCGGTGGAGATGGTGGTGGCGCTGTTGGCGGTGGCGAAGACGGGTGCGGCGTATTTGCCGGTGGATCCGGAGTATCCGGTGGAGCGGATCGGGTTCATGGTGGGTGATGCGGGTCCGTCGTGTGTGGTGACGACGGGTGGGGTGGTGGCGTCGTTGCCGTCGGATGTGTCGTGTGTGGTGTTGGACGATGCGCGTACGGTGGAGGCGTTGGCGGGGTATTCGGATGCGGATCTCAGTGATGCGGAGCGGTTGGCGCCGCTGGACGCGGCGCATCCGGCGTATGTGATCTACACGTCCGGCTCCACCGGCCGCCCCAAAGGCGTCCAGATCCCGCACTCCGCGGTGGTCAACTGCATCGCCTGGATGCAGCACCGATTCCGGATCTCCACGGACGACCGCATGCTGCAGAAGACCCCCTCAGGCTTCGACGTCTCGGTATGGGAGTACTTCTGGCCGCTCCTGTACGGCGCGACGCTCGTGGTCGCCCAGCCCGGCGGCCACCGCGACCCGGCGTACCTTGGCGAGCTGATCCGCCGAGAGCGCGTCACCATGGTGCAGTTCGTTCCGTCGATGCTCCAGGCCTTCATGCAGGACACGAACCTCTCCGACTGCGACAGCCTGCGCCTGGTCGTCTGCGGTGGCGAGGCGCTGCCCGAGGGGCTCGGCCGGGAATTCCGCGACGCCGCGGACACTCTTTTGGTCAACATGTACGGGCCCACCGAGGCCACCATCCAGATCACCGCATGGGACCTGGACATCGAGGCAGACGTCATCTCGATCGGCACCCCCGTCTTCAACACCCGCGTGTACGTCCTCGACCACCACCTCAACCCGGTGCCGCCGGGCGCGGCGGGCGAGCTGTACATCGCCGGCGACCAGTTGGCGCGGGGTTATTTGGGTCGGGCGGGTTTGACTGCGGGTCGTTTTGTGGGGTGTCCGTTTGGTGGTGTGGGGGAGCGGATGTATCGGACGGGGGATGTGGTGCGGTGGGGTGTGGGGGGTGAGTTGGAGTTTGTGGGTCGTGCTGATGATCAGGTGAAGGTGCGGGGGTTCCGGATCGAGTTGGGTGAGGTGGAGTCGGCGCTGGGGCGGTGTCCGGGTGTGGGGCAGGCGGTGGCGGTGGTTCGGGAGGAGGGGGTTGAGAAGCGGCTGGTGGGTTATGTGGTGCCGGCTGTGGGTGGGGTTTCTTCGGGTGGGGTGCGGGAGTTTGTGGCGGGGGTGTTGCCGGATTACATGGTTCCGTCGGCGGTGGTGGTTCTGGATGACCTGCCGCTGACTCCGAACGGCAAGGTCGACCGCAAAGCGCTGCCGGTGCCGGATTTCAGTGCGGCGGTGTCCTTTCGTGCTCCGCGTACTGCCCGCGAGGAGGTGTTGTGCGGGGTGTTCGCCGACATTCTCAACCTTGCGTCGGTAGGGATCGACGACTCCTTCTTCGAGTTGGGCGGGCACTCGCTGACCGCCACCCGGCTGGTCAGTCGAGTCCGCAGTGTGCTGGGTGTCGACCTGACGGTCCGCGCCCTGTTCGAGGCACCCACCGCCGCCCGCCTCGCCGAAAAACTGGCCGAGGCGGACGAGCAGGAACCCACAGCGTCGGTCCGCCCCGCTCTCGTCCCCACCCAACGACCCCACCCGGTACCCCTGTCACCAGCCCAGCAGCGCCTGTGGTTCATCGATCAAATGGAGGGTTCGAGCCCCTTCTACACCATGCCCTTCGCGTTCCGCCTGTCCACGGAACCCGACACCCAAGCCCTACGGGAAGCCCTGGCGGACGTCGTCGCCCGCCACGAGAGTCTGCGCACCGTCTTCCCCCAGACGAACGGAACACCGAACCAACTGATCCGGGAGCCCGGCGAAGCACATCCGGACCTGATGGTCACCCCGGTGACACCACAGGAGCTGCCGTCAGCCGTTGCCGCCGCCGCACAGCGCCCCTTCGATCTGGCTGTCGATCTGCCGTTGCGTGGCGAGTTGTTCGTCCTCGCTCCGGATGAGTGGGTGCTGGTGCTGGTGGTGCATCACATCGCGTGCGACGGGTGGTCGATGGGGCCGTTGTGGCGGGATCTGTCGGTGGCGTACGAGGCGCGGTGCGCGGGCCGGGCGCCGTCGTGGGAGCCGCTGCCGGTGCAGTACGCCGATTACGCCTTGTGGCAGACCGAACTCCTCGGCTCGGAGTCCGCTCCCGACAGCCTCATCAACACCCAGGCCGCCTACTGGCGCACCGCCTTGGCCGGCCTTCCCGAAGAACTCAACCTTCCGCTGGACCGGCCCCGCTCGCCGCGTCCCTCCCACAGAGGAGACGGAGTCGAGGTTGCGATCGGCGCGGAACTCCACCACGCCCTGACGACACTCGCGCACGACCATCAGGTCAGTGTGTTCATGGTGTTCCAGGCCGCGTTCGCCTGCGTGCTGTCCCGGCTCGGCGCGGGCACCGACGTTCCCATCGGCACGCCGGTGGCGGGCCGCACGGACGAGCAACTGGACGACCTCGTCGGGTTCTTCGTCAACATGTTGGTCCTGCGCACCGACCTGTCCGGCGACCCCACCTTCCGCGACCTGCTGGCACAGGTACGCGAGACGAATCTGTCCGCCCACGCTCACCAGGACCTGCCCTTCGACCGTCTCGTCGATCTTCTGAACCCGCACCGTTCCACCTCCTGCCACCCCCTTTTCCAGGTAATGCTCGCCCTCGACAACACCGTTGAGACCCGCCTGGACCTGACCGGGACAACTGTCACCGGATACCCGGTGAAAACCGGCGTCGCCAAGTTCGACCTGGCTCTGAACCTCCTTGAGCACCACACTCCCGATGGCCGGCCCGGTGGCATCGACGGTGTCCTCCAGTACGCGGTCGAGTTGTTTGACGGTGAGTCGGTGGGGTTGGTGGTGGAGCGGTTGGTGCGGGTGTTGGAGGCGGTGGTGGCTGATCCGGGTGTGCGGGTGTCTGGGGTGGAGTTGTTGTCGGCGGAGGAGCGTCGGCGGGTGTTGGTGGAGTGGAATGACACGGGGGTTGAGGTGGGGGGCGGGGTGTTGTCGGGGTTGTTCGAGGCGCGGGTGGGGGAGTGCGCGGATCGGACGGCTGTGGTGTTCGAGGGTGTGGGTGTGTCGTATGGGGAGGTGAATGCGCGGGCGAATCGGTTGGCGCGTTTGCTGGTGGAGGGGGGTGCGGGGCCGGAGGGGGTGGTCGCGTTGGCGGTGCCGCGTTCGGTGGAGATGGTGGTGGCGCTGTTGGCGGTGGCGAAGACGGGTGCGGCGTATTTGCCGGTGGATCCGGAGTATCCGGTGGAGCGGATCGGGTTCATGGTGGGTGATGCGGGTCCGTCGTGTGTGGTGACGACGGGTGGGGTGGTGGCGTCGTTGCCGTCGGATGTGTCGTGTGTGGTGTTGGACGATGCGCGTACGGTGGAGGCGTTGGCGGGGTATTCGGATGCGGATCTCAGTGATGCGGAGCGGTTGGCGCCGCTGGACGCGGCGCATCCGGCGTATGTGATCTACACGTCCGGCTCCACCGGCCGCCCCAAAGGCGTCCTGGTCACCCACACAGGCATCCCAAGTCTGGTGGCAGCCCAGCGCGAGCGGCTGGCCGTCGACGCGCACAGCCGCGTCCTGCAGCTAGCCTCCCTCAGCTTCGACGCCGCGTCCGGAGAAATCCTCCGCGCCCTGCTGTCAGGAGCGGCACTCGTCGTCTCCCAGGAGGCCACCTCCGGCCCCGACGGACTGGCCCGCGTCCTCCACGAGGAATCAGTCACCCACGCCTTCATCCCGCCCGCACTCCTGTCCACCCTGCCCGAAGACGCTCTCGACGGGCTGAAGACCCTGACCGTCGGTGGTGAGGCGAGCCCGCCGGCCCTGGCGGAACCCTGGGCGACCGGCCGCCGGATGCTCAACGGCTACGGTCCCACCGAATCCACGGTCGTCGCGACCCACTACCGGGTTCGCTCCGGGGACGCTGCCCTGGCCAGGACAGCGCTGCCGATCGGAACACCGATCTGGAACACGCGGGTCTATGTCCTGGACGCTCGGTTGCGGCCGGTGCCGGTGGGGGTTGCTGGTGAGTTGTACATCGCGGGTGCGGGTCTGGCGCGGGGTTATTTGGGTCGGGCGGGTTTGACCGCGGGTCGTTTTGTGGGGTGTCCGTTTGGTGGTGTGGGGGAGCGGATGTATCGGACGGGGGATGTGGTGCGGTGGGGTGTGGGGGGTGAGTTGGAGTTTGTGGGTCGTGCTGATGATCAGGTGAAGGTGCGGGGGTTCCGGATCGAGTTGGGTGAGGTGGAGTCGGCGCTGGGGCGGTGTCCGGGTGTGGGGCAGGCGGTGGCGGTGGTTCGGGAGGAGGGGGTTGAGAAGCGGCTGGTGGGTTATGTGGTGCCGGCTGTGGGTGGGGTTTCTTCGGGTGGGGTGCGGGAGTTTGTGGCGGGGGTGTTGCCGGATTACATGGTTCCGTCGGCGGTGGTGGTTCTGGATGACCTGCCGCTGACTCCGAACGGCAAGGTCGACCGCAAAGCGCTGCCGGTGCCGGATTTCAGTGCGGCGGTGTCCTTTCGTGCTCCGCGTACTGCCCGCGAGGAGGTGTTGTGCGGGGTGTTCGCCGACATTCTCAACCTTGCGTCGGTAGGGATCGACGACTCCTTCTTCGAGTTGGGCGGGCACTCGCTGACCGCCACCCGGCTGGTCAGTCGAGTCCGCAGTGTGCTGGGTGTCGACCTGACGGTCCGCGCCCTGTTCGAGGCACCCACCGCCGCCCGCCTCGCCGAAAGACTGGGAGCACAGACCGCCGACACCGCCTTGGACGTGGTACTTCCTGTCAACGCGCGAGGGACAGGCGCCCCACTCTTCTGCGTCCATCCCGCCGGCGGTCTGAGTTGGGTCTACGCCCGACTCCTTCCCCACCTCCCGAAGGACCAGCGGGTCTACGGCCTTCAAGCCCGTGGGCTCGCGCGTGAGGAGCATGTTCCGGCGACGGTCGAAGAGATAGCCGCGGACTACGTCCGGCAGATGCGCGACATCCAGCCGTCCGGCCCCTACCGACTGCTCGGCTGGTCCTTCGGCGGGGTCATCGCTCACACCGTGGCCGTCCAGCTCCAGCGGCAGGGCGAGAAGGTCGACTTCCTCGCCCTGCTGGACGCACACCCCGTACCAGGAAACGAGGACACGGACGACGACACTCAGCTGCTGGCAGATCTCGCCAGGTCGATCGGGGTGACCCTGGACGCCGGAGCGGCCGTCCAGGACTTCCCCCGCACGATCCTCGATTGCCTGAGGACGACGGGTCACCCCCTGCAAGACCTACCGGTAGCCGCGCTCCTTGCGATGCGCCAGGACTACCGGATCGCCCGGGCCGCACGACGTACCCACGTTCCCGAGGTCTTCCGAGGAAGCGTGCTGGAGTTCACCGCCACCGGGAGTTCCCCGGAAGGCACCTCCCGGACTGGACGCTGGGCGGCCTTCGTCGAGGGAGACATCACACATCACCTGGTCATGTGCCGGCACGAGGACATGATGCAACCCCAACAACTGCCCCTCCTCGGGAAGATCCTGCGGGAAGAACTGCGCACGCTGCGCGGACCCACCCCGACGTCCTGA
- a CDS encoding methionyl-tRNA formyltransferase, whose protein sequence is MRIVFMGYQTWGHRVLEQLLTAGHEIPLVITHPASDHVYETIWNDSVVALAERHGIPVLERAYANDDEVAALLRELRPELLVSSDWRTWVAPEIYSLAQHGAINVHDALLPRYGGFAPLNWALINGESEVGVTAHFMNEHFDLGDILVQKRVPVDDKDTVTDLFHKTIDLFGPVTLEAVDQIASGRTDWTKQDPSQATFFHKRSVEDSRIDWTCSAQEIVNLVRAQVDPYPNAFAYFKGERIRILAASVSSQRLGGTAGRVFRPEGEGVAVVCGPGARKGTEYGLVIDRLRTDSGEEYRGVDFFARMGGYVTSRA, encoded by the coding sequence ATGCGCATCGTTTTCATGGGCTACCAGACCTGGGGGCACCGGGTCCTCGAGCAGCTCCTGACTGCCGGGCACGAAATTCCCCTCGTCATCACCCACCCCGCCAGCGATCACGTCTACGAGACGATCTGGAACGACTCGGTTGTAGCCCTCGCCGAGCGCCACGGCATACCCGTCCTGGAGCGTGCTTACGCCAACGACGACGAGGTCGCCGCACTGCTTCGCGAACTCCGCCCCGAACTGCTGGTCTCCTCCGACTGGCGCACGTGGGTGGCGCCCGAGATCTACAGCCTTGCCCAGCATGGCGCCATCAACGTCCACGACGCCCTACTGCCCCGCTACGGCGGCTTCGCTCCGCTGAACTGGGCGCTGATCAACGGCGAGTCCGAGGTCGGCGTCACGGCGCACTTCATGAACGAGCACTTCGACCTGGGCGACATCCTTGTCCAGAAGCGCGTCCCCGTCGACGACAAGGACACGGTCACCGACCTGTTCCACAAGACGATCGACCTGTTCGGACCAGTCACCCTGGAGGCTGTCGACCAGATAGCCTCCGGCCGCACGGACTGGACCAAGCAAGACCCCAGCCAGGCCACCTTCTTCCACAAGCGGTCGGTCGAGGACAGCCGTATCGACTGGACCTGCTCAGCTCAGGAGATCGTCAACCTGGTCCGCGCCCAGGTGGACCCGTATCCCAATGCCTTCGCCTACTTCAAGGGCGAGCGCATCCGCATCCTGGCCGCGTCCGTTTCGTCCCAGCGACTGGGCGGCACCGCGGGCCGGGTCTTCCGACCCGAGGGCGAGGGCGTCGCGGTTGTCTGCGGGCCGGGCGCGCGCAAGGGAACGGAGTACGGACTGGTCATCGACCGACTCAGGACCGACAGCGGCGAGGAGTACCGGGGCGTCGACTTTTTCGCCCGGATGGGCGGCTACGTCACCAGCCGAGCCTAG
- a CDS encoding sulfotransferase-like domain-containing protein, which produces MSHPLLFLWAHSRSRSTAFFRMMLERGDFVGVHEPFSSIVAQGYADVGGEKATTGAEVLDLLQTMAQSTPVFVKEVTEYRYDVLDDPRLPRLGTHTFLVRHPEPTIASHHFMNPEVTCGEIGYEHEYETFDLIRQRTRRTPVLIEAEDLVASPETVVEDYCRRTGIPYDPAALSWSEGEQNEWERTAKWHQDVVRSTGFSARSNTYAADMHNHPRLAEYYAHHLPFYERLRTASPLDA; this is translated from the coding sequence ATGTCCCATCCCCTGCTCTTCCTTTGGGCCCACTCCCGCTCACGTTCCACCGCCTTCTTCCGCATGATGCTGGAGCGCGGGGACTTCGTCGGCGTGCACGAGCCGTTCTCCAGCATCGTCGCCCAGGGCTACGCAGACGTCGGCGGGGAAAAGGCCACCACCGGCGCGGAGGTCCTCGACCTGCTGCAGACCATGGCGCAGAGCACCCCGGTCTTCGTGAAGGAAGTGACCGAGTACCGCTACGACGTCCTCGACGACCCGCGGCTCCCGCGGCTGGGAACACATACGTTCCTCGTCCGCCACCCCGAACCCACCATCGCCTCACACCACTTCATGAATCCGGAGGTGACCTGCGGCGAGATCGGCTATGAGCATGAGTACGAGACGTTCGATCTCATCCGGCAACGGACTCGTCGCACGCCCGTCCTCATCGAGGCAGAAGACCTCGTGGCGTCCCCCGAGACGGTCGTCGAGGACTACTGCCGGCGCACCGGAATCCCCTACGACCCTGCGGCCCTGTCGTGGAGCGAGGGCGAGCAGAACGAGTGGGAGCGCACGGCGAAGTGGCACCAGGACGTCGTCCGAAGCACCGGCTTCTCGGCCCGGAGCAACACCTACGCCGCCGACATGCACAACCACCCGCGTCTGGCTGAGTACTACGCCCACCACCTGCCGTTCTACGAGCGTCTTCGGACCGCTTCGCCCCTGGACGCGTAG